The nucleotide sequence TTCTCGTCGACGAGGAAGCCCATCGAGAGCAACTTGACGCCGTAGCGCAGCAGCGGCACGATGTGGCGCTCGTCGTTCAGACGCGGCTTCTCGTCCTCGGGGACGCCGAACATGAGGGGCACGCTCGGGCCGTACACATCCGCGTCGAGGAGCCCCACCTTGGCGCCCGAGGCGGCCAGGGCCGCGGCGAGGTTGGCGGCGACGGTGCTCTTGCCCACACCGCCCTTGCCACTGGCGACGGCGATGAAGTTGGTGACCTGGGAGACGCCGCGGGGCTTCTGCGGGCGGGGTGCGTCGGACATGGAGGCGGAGGGTTTGGGTGGGGACCCGGCCGCCGAAGCGCGGTTCCGCTCCCAGAGGGATGCGGGGTGAAGAGGGGCGGAGGGGATGCGGTTCGCTGCCGCGCGGGCCTCCCTCGGCCTCCTCGCTACGGCGCTCCGGCCGCCAGCGCCAGCCCGTGGCGGACGCCACCCAACGTCGGCACGTACGACGACGCACCGAACCGGGTCAGGGCGGCGCCGAGGAGCAGGAGTGCCGCCGCGGCCACGTCCTCGCGGCCCGCCAGCACGTCCGGCGACAGGGCGAGCGCCTCGGCGGGCGTGCGGGCGAGGAGCCGGTCGCGCCACTGGCGGACCGCCTCGGCCGAGACCGCGTCGTCCTCTCCGGCCAGGCGCGCCATGAGCCGACCTACGCTGCCGGTCGCCACCAGCGGCATCGCTCCGCGCTCGAAGCCGACCCCAGAGAGCGCGCCCGACGCGTCGGCGAGAGCGGCGGCGATGGCCTCGGGCGAGGGAGGGCGCACCGCAAAGTGCCGTTCCGTGAGCCGGACGCTTCCCACGTCTACGCTCTGTCGCTCCGCCAGTCCGCCCGAGCGGGTGCCCAGCGCCACCTCGGTGGACCCGCCGCCGATGTCGACCACGAGGGCGGCGTGCAGGTCCGGCAGGAGCGCGAGCGCACCGCGGAACGTCGCCTCGGCCTCCTCCTCGCCGGAGAGGACCCGGTAGACGAGCCCCAGCTCGCGGCGGACGCGGCCCTGGAGAACGTCCACGTTGCTCGCGTCGCGGCTCGCGCTGGTGGCGCCGACCACGACGTGCTCGGCGCCCAGCCGCTCGGCCGTCGCCAGCGCGCCCGCGAGCCGGTCCACGACGCGGTCCATCGCCTCCGGAGCCAGCCGCCCGCTCGCATCCACGCCCTGCCCGAGGCGG is from Rubrivirga sp. SAORIC476 and encodes:
- a CDS encoding exopolyphosphatase, giving the protein MRLCAIDVGTNTVMSVVADVTDGRLVVIEEEERFARLGQGVDASGRLAPEAMDRVVDRLAGALATAERLGAEHVVVGATSASRDASNVDVLQGRVRRELGLVYRVLSGEEEAEATFRGALALLPDLHAALVVDIGGGSTEVALGTRSGGLAERQSVDVGSVRLTERHFAVRPPSPEAIAAALADASGALSGVGFERGAMPLVATGSVGRLMARLAGEDDAVSAEAVRQWRDRLLARTPAEALALSPDVLAGREDVAAAALLLLGAALTRFGASSYVPTLGGVRHGLALAAGAP